Proteins from a genomic interval of Hordeum vulgare subsp. vulgare unplaced genomic scaffold, MorexV3_pseudomolecules_assembly, whole genome shotgun sequence:
- the LOC123419043 gene encoding NAD(P)H-quinone oxidoreductase subunit 2 B, chloroplastic-like, giving the protein MIWHVQNENFILDSTRIFMKAFHLLLFNGSFIFPECILIFGLILLLMIDSTSDQKDRPWFYFISSTSLVISITALLFRWREEPIISFSGNFQTNNFNEIFQFLILLCSTLCIPLSVEYIECTEMAITEFLLFVLTATLGGMFLCGANDLITIFVAPECFSLCSYLLSGYTKRDLRSNEATMKYLLMGGASSSILVHGFSWLYGSSGGEIELQEIVNGLINTQMYNSPGISIALISITVGLGFKLSPAPFHQWTPDVYEGVWFVRQIPTSISISEVFGFCKTP; this is encoded by the coding sequence ATGATCTGGCATGTACAGAATGAAAACTTCATTCTCGATTCTACGAGAATTTTTATGAAAGCGTTTCATTTGCTTCTCTTCAATGGAAGTTTCATTTTCCCAGAATGTATCCTAATTTTTGGCCTAATTCTTCTTCTGATGATCGATTCAACCTCTGATCAAAAAGATAGACCTTGGTTCTATTTCATCTCTTCAACAAGTTTAGTAATAAGCATAACGGCCCTATTGTTCCGATGGAGAGAAGAACCTATAATTAGCTTTTCGGGAAATTTCCAAACGAACAATTTCAACGAAATCTTTCAATTTCTCATTTTATTATGTTCAACTTTATGTATTCCTCTATCCgtagagtacattgaatgtacagaAATGGCTATAACAGAGTTTCTGTTATTCGTATTAACAGCTACTCTAGGGGGAATGTTTTTATGTGGTGCTAACGATTTAATAACTATCTTTGTAGCTCCAGAATGTTTCAGTTTATGTTCCTACCTATTGTCTGGATATACCAAGAGAGATCTACGGTCTAATGAGGCTACTATGAAATATTTACTCATGGGTGGGGCAAGCTCTTCTATTCTGGTTCATGGTTTCTCTTGGCTATATGGTTCATCTGGGGGGGAGATCGAGCTTCAAGAAATTGTGAACGGTCTTATCAATACACAAATGTATAACTCCCCAGGAATTTCAATTGCGCTTATATCCATCACTGTAGGACTTGGGTTCAAGCTTTCCCCAGCCCCTTTTCATCAATGGACTCCTGACGTCTACGAAGGAGTGTGGTTCGTTCGACAAATTCCTACCTCTATATCTATCTCTGAGGTGTTTGGGTTTTGCAAAACTCCATAG